The proteins below are encoded in one region of Reichenbachiella sp. 5M10:
- a CDS encoding ATP-dependent helicase: MEQDYLELLNPPQREAVIKTEGPTMIIAGAGSGKTRVLTYRIAHLLKSKNVDPFSILSLTFTNKAAKEMRHRIEDVVGTDARNLWMGTFHSVFSRILRAEADKLGYPSHFTIYDSDDSKSLIKIIVKYFGLDDKLYKPNVVLNRISSAKNRLVSWQEYLNNPIYLADDTENGKPEMGKIYKEYVKRCFKADAMDFDDLLFNTNVLFRDHVDVLNKYQQRFQYVMVDEFQDTNISQYLITKKLAAVRRNICVVGDDAQSIYAFRGADIQNILNFEKDYPELNVIKLEQNYRSSKTIVGAANSIISNNKNQLRKSVWTDNEEGSLIDLIKATTDNEEGKLVASAIFESKNQNHYHNSDFAILYRTNSQSRALEEALRRNHIKYKIVGGLSFYQRKEIKDILGYIRFSVNQNDEQALRRIINLPKRGIGASSVEKLVLAAAENNADLWTALQNAQNILGGRGASAVEEFVTLVKTFKLAVEKKDAFEAASQIAKNSGLLKELYDDKTVEGRSRYENVQELLNGIKEFVDNPESEDKSMGSFLQEIALLTDADNDKDEDKDFVTLMTIHSSKGLEFKNVFVVGMEEDLFPSQMMISSRQDLEEERRLFYVAITRAEKKLYMSYALTRYRFGRLKTCEPSRFLEEIDKDFLKLNQKFSSPSSPSGDYTKNFIGNATQPVRKPVNQAVVHKPSANFKPSNTSKLAVGDKVEHPKFGFGEVTKIEVQGANRKAHISFDKAGEKTLLLSFAKLRIL, from the coding sequence GGGTACTTACTTATCGTATTGCACATTTGCTCAAGTCCAAAAATGTGGATCCGTTTTCGATTCTATCGTTGACATTTACCAACAAAGCAGCCAAGGAGATGCGTCATCGTATCGAAGATGTCGTAGGGACGGATGCTCGCAACCTATGGATGGGGACTTTTCACTCTGTTTTTTCTCGTATTCTACGTGCGGAGGCTGATAAGTTGGGTTACCCCAGCCACTTCACGATTTACGATTCGGATGATTCCAAATCACTGATCAAAATCATCGTAAAGTATTTTGGATTAGACGACAAACTCTACAAGCCCAATGTGGTGCTCAATCGTATTTCTAGTGCCAAAAATCGTCTGGTATCTTGGCAGGAATACCTCAACAACCCCATCTATCTCGCTGATGATACCGAAAATGGTAAGCCAGAGATGGGTAAAATATACAAGGAGTACGTCAAGCGGTGCTTCAAAGCAGATGCCATGGACTTTGATGATTTGCTTTTCAATACCAATGTGTTGTTTCGTGATCATGTGGATGTGCTCAATAAATACCAGCAGCGCTTTCAATATGTGATGGTGGATGAGTTTCAGGATACGAATATCTCGCAGTACCTGATTACCAAAAAGCTTGCTGCAGTACGTCGCAATATTTGTGTGGTGGGGGATGATGCACAGAGTATTTATGCCTTTCGTGGTGCAGATATTCAGAATATTCTGAATTTTGAGAAAGACTATCCAGAATTGAATGTGATCAAGTTGGAGCAGAACTATCGTTCGTCCAAAACCATCGTTGGAGCAGCCAATTCTATCATCAGCAACAACAAGAACCAGTTGCGGAAAAGTGTCTGGACAGACAACGAGGAAGGTTCTTTGATCGACTTGATCAAGGCGACTACCGACAATGAAGAAGGGAAGCTTGTCGCGTCAGCGATTTTTGAATCCAAGAATCAAAACCACTACCACAACTCTGATTTTGCGATACTCTACCGGACCAATAGTCAATCTAGAGCATTGGAGGAGGCTTTGCGTCGCAACCATATCAAATACAAAATCGTCGGTGGATTGTCGTTTTATCAGCGCAAAGAAATCAAAGATATTTTAGGTTATATCCGCTTTTCGGTCAATCAAAACGATGAACAGGCTTTGCGTCGAATCATCAACCTGCCCAAGCGAGGGATAGGGGCATCGTCGGTGGAGAAGTTGGTTTTGGCGGCAGCCGAAAACAATGCAGACCTATGGACAGCACTTCAAAATGCCCAAAACATACTGGGCGGTAGGGGGGCTTCAGCAGTGGAGGAGTTTGTGACTTTGGTCAAGACCTTCAAGCTTGCTGTAGAGAAGAAAGATGCGTTTGAGGCTGCTTCGCAAATTGCCAAAAACTCTGGGTTGCTCAAAGAGCTCTACGACGACAAGACTGTAGAGGGGAGGAGTAGATACGAAAACGTACAAGAGTTGCTTAATGGTATTAAGGAGTTTGTAGATAATCCTGAGAGTGAAGACAAATCTATGGGGTCTTTTCTCCAAGAGATTGCACTCCTCACGGATGCTGACAATGACAAGGACGAGGACAAAGATTTCGTGACATTGATGACGATTCACTCGTCCAAAGGGCTTGAGTTTAAGAATGTGTTCGTCGTGGGGATGGAGGAAGATTTGTTTCCATCACAAATGATGATTAGCTCTCGTCAAGACCTAGAGGAGGAGCGTCGATTGTTTTATGTGGCCATCACGCGTGCTGAGAAGAAGCTTTATATGAGTTACGCTTTGACGAGGTACCGATTTGGGAGACTCAAGACTTGTGAGCCAAGCCGTTTCCTTGAGGAAATCGACAAGGATTTTCTCAAGCTCAATCAGAAGTTCAGTTCACCTAGTTCTCCGTCTGGCGACTATACCAAGAACTTCATCGGGAATGCCACACAACCTGTGCGGAAGCCCGTAAATCAGGCAGTCGTGCACAAACCTTCGGCGAACTTCAAGCCCAGTAATACGTCGAAACTTGCGGTTGGCGATAAAGTCGAACATCCAAAATTTGGGTTCGGAGAGGTGACAAAAATAGAGGTCCAAGGTGCGAATAGAAAGGCACATATCTCATTTGACAAAGCAGGAGAGAAGACGCTGCTGTTGAGTTTTGCTAAGTTGAGGATTTTGTAA